In Kryptolebias marmoratus isolate JLee-2015 linkage group LG22, ASM164957v2, whole genome shotgun sequence, a single window of DNA contains:
- the agt gene encoding angiotensinogen yields MQKLQFPLLMVLLCWCFSGSQANRVYVHPFNLFAAENVSCEPLQNPSIKPLETVPVALLDVEVLTPDNRDPAELDPQRQNISERTNVLSKLSNTLGERMYQALGRKHNSTNTLLSPVSTFGSLVNFYLGASKKTAKSFQDLLGLSRGTDGEDCVYLVDGHKVLSTLQAINSIVDDGPKDTITTQVWAFTHKDAQLSGDFIQGTQDFSDMSFIRGVDFSKPQEAEELVNSFVEKTSDGTMKNVFKDLSPNSNFLFISSFSFKGNWTKAFQPEKTSLEEFHVNETATVMTSMMTRTGHYHYMNDKMNKCTVVKLSLNKQSYILLVLPHEGVRLSDIESKRFTNLMERWHPNLQEGLLELSLPKFSVSSVNNLDDLLTNVNPLLETTLLGAEAEFSQLGDIKPFTIDKAINTVQFEMSEGEAEAQVKEQKAGIPLKTSFNKPFFFSVIEEHYDSVLLMGKVTDPTV; encoded by the exons ATGCAGAAGCTACAGTTTCCTCTTCTAATGGTCCTGCTCTGCTGGTGCTTCTCTGGAAGCCAAGCCAACCGTGTCTACGTTCACCCCTTCAATCTTTTTGCTGCCGAGAATGTCAGCTGTGAGCCTCTGCAGAACCCATCTATCAAGCCTCTGGAGACCGTCCCTGTGGCCCTCCTGGATGTTGAGGTCTTGACACCAGACAACAGGGATCCGGCGGAACTCGACCCACAGAGGCAGAACATCTCAGAGAGGACAAACGTCCTGTCTAAGCTGTCGAACACTTTGGGCGAGAGGATGTATCAGGCTCTCGgcagaaaacacaacagcacCAACACCCTACTCTCTCCTGTCAGCACTTTTGGGTCACTTGTCAACTTCTACTTGGGAGCCTCTAAGAAAACAGCCAAGTCTTTCCAG GATCTTCTTGGCCTGAGCAGGGGCACTGATGGAGAAGACTGTGTATATTTAGTGGACGGACACAAGGTTCTCAGTACCCTACAGGCCATTAACTCTATAGTGGACGATGGACCTAAAGACACAATCACCACCCAGGTGTGGGCCTTCACTCATAAGGATGCTCAGCTCTCTGGAGACTTCATCCAAGGCACACAGGACTTCTCAGACATGTCGTTCATCCGAGGCGTGGACTTTTCAAAGCCCCAGGAGGCAGAAGAGCTGGTGAACAGCTTTGTGGAGAAGACCTCAGATGGGACGATGAAGAACGTCTTTAAAGATCTCAGCCCAAACAGCAACTTCCTGTTCATTTCATCCTTCAGCTTCAAAG gCAATTGGACAAAGGCTTTCCAACCGGAGAAGACCTCCCTGGAGGAGTTTCACGTGAATGAAACAGCAACAGTGATGACTTCAATGATGACCCGCACAGGCCACTACCACTACATGAATGATAAG atgaACAAGTGCACAGTTGTGAAGCTCTCACTGAATAAACAGTCCTACATATTGCTGGTTCTGCCTCATGAAGGGGTCAGGCTCAGTGACATAGAGTCAAAGAGGTTCACAAACCTCATGGAAAGATGGCACCCGAACCTCCAGGAagg TCTGTTGGAGCTGTCCCTTCCTAAGTTCTCTGTGTCTTCTGTGAACAACCTGGATGACCTGCTGACCAACGTGAACCCGCTGCTCGAGACCACCCTGCTGGGAGCTGAGGCTGAGTTTAGCCAGCTCGGCGACATCAAACCCTTCACCATAGATAAG GCCATCAACACCGTGCAGTTTGAGATGTCAGAAGGGGAAGCAGAAGCTCAGGTCAAGGAACAGAAAGCAGGCATCCCTCTGAAAACATCCTTCAACAAGccgttcttcttctctgtcatAGAAGAACATTATGATTCCGTCCTCCTGATGGGAAAGGTCACCGACCCCACAGTCTAA
- the LOC108243295 gene encoding THAP domain-containing protein 2-like isoform X1 produces MIAVKKMPVSCAAFGCKNRRTSLSKHRGITFHQFPKDPGLRKAWILAVRRRDFKPSNKTVLCSSHFHDKDFDRTGQTVRLRERVIPSIFESFPDHLKKFPVKTRSTRTSRRAGEPSTDSVLVPVPKPPDPPKPSVSDHHYALDPNQIKIKLSEAQARVEHLERQLRNAKDRERRQKQAVKSLLDELRNTGVIPDEFQLRLSQDSDD; encoded by the exons atgaTCGCAGTGAAAAAAATGCCGGTGTCTTGTGCAGCTTTCGGCTGTAAAAACAGACGAACCAGTCTAAGCAAGCATCGAGGGATAACTTTTCACCA GTTTCCTAAAGATCCTGGACTCAGGAAAGCTTGGATCTTAGCTGTCAGACGGAGGGACTTTAAGCCCTCTAATAAGACAGTTCTCTGTAGCAGTCATTTCCACGACAAGGATTTTGACAGAACTGGACAAACTGTTCGCTTGAGGGAACGTGTGATTCCTTCAATATTTGAATCATTTCCAGACCATCTGAAGAAG TTTCCTGTGAAAACCAGATCAACTAGGACATCAAGACGTGCTGGTGAGCCAAGTACTGATTCTGTACTTGTACCTGTTCCTAAACCTCCTGACCCTCCGAAGCCTTCAGTGTCA GATCATCATTATGCTCTTGATCCGAATCAAATCAAGATTAAACTATCAGAGGCTCAAGCCAGAGTGGAGCACCTGGAGCGGCAACTGAGAAATGCCAAGGATCGTGAACGAAGACAGAAACAAGCTGTGAAGTCACTTCTGGATGAATTAAGAAACACTGGAGTGATTCCAGATGAATTTCAACTCAGGCTGAGCCAGGATTCTG
- the cog2 gene encoding conserved oligomeric Golgi complex subunit 2, with translation MNLPKGPDSLCFDKDVFMKDDFDVDQFVAECRKQVQLEEMREDLELYYKLLKTAMVELINKDYADFVNLSTNLVGMDKALNQLSVPLGQLREEVMSLRSCVSEVIQAIDNQLSKQEDLQKKKVCVLRLIQVVRSVEKIEKILHSQNSKESNSLEISSPLLAGQILERIATEFNQLQFHAVQSKGMPLLDKVRPRIAGITSMLQQSLEGLLIEGLQTTNVDMVRHCLRTYATIDKTRDAEALVGQVLVKPYMDQVIVEEVVKSNPSGLQMMYSRLLEFIPHHCRLLKEVTGGAISSDKADTVPGYDFLVNSVWPEMIKGIEEKLAYIFNPGNPDVFYERYSVSMEFVWRFERQCSSQASVKRLRVHPSYTSFNNKWNLPVYFQLRYKEIAGRLENTISDGLEAASAGSAYHLQVSEVLWTCLVRCWSDKVYLSPLAHRFWKLTLQLYSRYAKFLDEVLTKTPPPEVLKEPVRPLPSSASSTSSRTSLDEGGSESGSPASLSTKQLVYIAADIQKLQEQIPKLSEMVRQRLEAIGFKNLAAVENALAESKACLSTSAPSLNTRMTQHLTERCCRFLKSASEVPRLYRRTNKDVPVRASAYMDNALQPLHQLLTDSTVLVTPQTAQEWLRVTLSDCTQKYYETISEVLSSVKKMEESLKRLKQARKGAAATTTTGANGGLSDDSKIRLQLALDVEYLGEQIQKMGLQPNDISMFSSLMDLVKEARELAEQNQ, from the exons ATGAATCTTCCAAAGGGACCAGATTCTCTGTGCTTCGACAAGGATGTCTTTATGAAG GATGACTTCGATGTCGACCAGTTTGTGGCTGAGTGCCGAAAGCAGGTGCAGCTGGAGGAGATGAGAGAGGACCTGGAGCTGTACTACAAGCTGCTGAAGACAGCCATGGTGGAGCTCATCAACAAGGACTATGCAGACTTTGTGAATCTGTCCACCAACCTG GTGGGGATGGACAAAGCCCTCAATCAACTTTCAGTGCCGTTGGGACAGTTGCGAGAGGAAGTTATG AGTCTGCGGTCCTGTGTAAGCGAAGTGATACAAGCTATTGATAACCAGCTGTCCAAACAAGaagacctgcagaaaaaaaag GTGTGCGTATTGAGGTTAATTCAGGTGGTGCGTTCAGTGGAGAAGATTGAGAAGATCCTTCATTCACAGAACTCCAAGGAATCCAATTCTTTGGAAATCAGCAG TCCGTTGTTGGCAGGTCAGATCCTGGAGAGAATTGCTACAGAATTCAATCAGCTGCAGTTCCATGCAGTCCAAAGCAAAGGCATGCCCCTGCTGGACAAAGTCAGACCT CGTATAGCAGGGATCACCTCCATGTTGCAGCAGTCCCTGGAGGGCCTGTTGATTGAGGGCCTGCAGACGACCAACGTGGACATGGTGCGTCACTGCCTGAGGACGTACGCCACCATCGACAAAACGCGAGATGCTGAAGCTCTGGTGGGGCAGGTGCTGGTCAAACCATACATGGACCAG gtGATAGTTGAAGAAGTGGTGAAGTCCAATCCAAGTGGTCTCCAGATGATGTACTCCAGACTGTTGGAGTTTATTCCTCACCATTGTAGACTGCTAAAAGAGGTGACTGGAGGAGCTATATCCAG TGACAAAGCTGACACAGTTCCAGGTTATGACTTTCTGGTTAACTCGGTGTGGCCTGAAATGATCAAAGGAATAGAGGAAAAGTTGGCCTACATCTTCAACCCTGGAAACCCTGATGTATTCTATGAG CGTTACAGCGTCAGTATGGAGTTTGTTTGGCGGTTTGAGCGACAGTGCAGCTCACAGGCCAGTGTGAAGAGACTAAGAGTTCACCCCTCGTATACCAGCTTCAACAACAAGTGGAACCTGCCTGTCTACTTTCAGCTGcg GTACAAGGAAATTGCTGGGCGCCTGGAAAACACCATAAGTGATGGATTAGAGGCAGCATCAG CTGGTAGTGCGTACCACTTGCAGGTTTCCGAGGTTTTATGGACCTGTTTAGTGAGGTGCTGGTCTGACAAGGTGTACCTCTCACCTCTGGCCCATCGCTTCTGGAAGCTGACGCTGCAGCTGTACTCGCGATATGCCAAGTTTCTTGACGAG GTGTTGACAAAGACTCCGCCCCCTGAGGTGCTGAAGGAGCCAGTCAGGCCTCTGCCCAGCTCGGCTTCCTCCACATCCAGCCGAACATCACTGGATGAGGGAGGCAGCGAGAGCGGCAGTCCGGCCTCTTTGTCCACCAAACAGCTGGTTTATATCGCCGCTGACATCcagaagctgcaggagcag ATCCCCAAGTTGTCAGAGATGGTCAGGCAGCGGTTAGAAGCCATTGGATTCAAAAACCTTGCTGCTGTTGAAA ACGCTCTGGCAGAGTCTAAGGCCTGCCTGTCAACCAGCGCTCCTTCGCTGAACACCAGGATGACGCAGCATCTGACTGAACGCTGCTGCCGCTTCCTGAAAAGTGCCTCTGAGGTTCCGAGACTCTACCGCAGGACAAATAAA GATGTTCCGGTGCGTGCCTCAGCTTACATGGACAATGCCTTACAGCCGTTACATCAGTTGTTGACTGACTCCACAGTGCTGGTTACTCCCCAAACAGCACAAGAATGGCTGCGAGTTACACTGTCTGACTGCACACAGAA GTACTATGAGACCATCTCAGAGGTTCTGAGCTCAGTGAAAAAGATGGAGGAGAGTCTGAAGCGTTTAAAGCAGGCCAGAAAGGGTGCAGCTGCGACGACCACAACAGGAGCGAACGGTGGACTGTCAGACGACAGCAAGATTCGGCTTCAGCTGGCACTGGATGTGGAATATTTGGGGGAACAG ATTCAGAAAATGGGCCTTCAGCCGAATGACATCTCCATGTTCTCCTCTCTGATGGATCTTGTGAAAGAGGCTCGAGAACTTGCAGAACAAAACCAATAG
- the LOC108243295 gene encoding THAP domain-containing protein 2-like isoform X2: MPVSCAAFGCKNRRTSLSKHRGITFHQFPKDPGLRKAWILAVRRRDFKPSNKTVLCSSHFHDKDFDRTGQTVRLRERVIPSIFESFPDHLKKFPVKTRSTRTSRRAGEPSTDSVLVPVPKPPDPPKPSVSDHHYALDPNQIKIKLSEAQARVEHLERQLRNAKDRERRQKQAVKSLLDELRNTGVIPDEFQLRLSQDSDD; encoded by the exons ATGCCGGTGTCTTGTGCAGCTTTCGGCTGTAAAAACAGACGAACCAGTCTAAGCAAGCATCGAGGGATAACTTTTCACCA GTTTCCTAAAGATCCTGGACTCAGGAAAGCTTGGATCTTAGCTGTCAGACGGAGGGACTTTAAGCCCTCTAATAAGACAGTTCTCTGTAGCAGTCATTTCCACGACAAGGATTTTGACAGAACTGGACAAACTGTTCGCTTGAGGGAACGTGTGATTCCTTCAATATTTGAATCATTTCCAGACCATCTGAAGAAG TTTCCTGTGAAAACCAGATCAACTAGGACATCAAGACGTGCTGGTGAGCCAAGTACTGATTCTGTACTTGTACCTGTTCCTAAACCTCCTGACCCTCCGAAGCCTTCAGTGTCA GATCATCATTATGCTCTTGATCCGAATCAAATCAAGATTAAACTATCAGAGGCTCAAGCCAGAGTGGAGCACCTGGAGCGGCAACTGAGAAATGCCAAGGATCGTGAACGAAGACAGAAACAAGCTGTGAAGTCACTTCTGGATGAATTAAGAAACACTGGAGTGATTCCAGATGAATTTCAACTCAGGCTGAGCCAGGATTCTG